The genome window ATTAAAAATAAAAAATCTTACTATTTATATGCATAACTACATAATATTAGTAATTTATTTTATTTTTTTGATTAATAAGCTGATAATAAATAGCTAATTGAATACCTTTTAACTACTTATTAACAGGTTTTTCCTACTATTTTGAAGATATAAAATGTATAATTTTATTACATTTTTAATAGCAGTTTTTAATATTAATAAATTATGAAAAATTGATTAAGAAATAAATTTTGGTAATCTATACATAATTTATTTAAACAAAAATAATTTAACAATTTATTGAGGTTATATGAAAAGAAATACCCTTTTTTTAGTCCTTATAATCATTCTTCAAATTTTTGCTATTTCATGCAAAAATAATGATAATGATTTTAATAATGCTATAAACGCTAAACCATCTAAAACAGCTCTTGGAAAAGTGTATTTTAATAGCAGCGAAGCACATATTGATAATTTAAATAATATTATAATTTCAAATATTGATATTAAAAATGAAAAAGAGCTTAAAATTAAATTTTCCGATAAAGACGAGAGCAATTCATTTACTTTAGATAATCAAACTATCCACAATAATCAAGATATTTTGAGCATTATTAAAAAGAAAAAAGTGCTATTAAAAAAGATAAATAAAGACGGCTCAATTGATGAATACAATTTGTATTTTTCACAATTACCTGTACTCAGTATAAGTACCGATAAAATTAATAACTTTCCTGATATAAACAAAGCTCATGTAAATTTAGATACTTTAAATACCGACATTTATATTAATACAAGAGGAAAAGCCTCTTTAAATTTCTTAAAGAAATCTTTTGCAATTTATACAAATAGTGATTTTACTAATTATTTATCTAAGAATTTTAAAATAAAATCTAAAGAAAATTTATATTCTTTATATGCTAGTGACCCAGATCCTTCTTTAATAAGAGATCAAGTAAGTCAAGAAATTTTTTATGAAAAACTAGGAAGTAATTTAAAAAGCCAAAAAGTAGATGGAAAACATATAGATCTTTTTATCAATAATAAATATTGGGGCATTTACTATATATCCACTATTATTAACACTAGTGTACTAAAAGATGATAAGTTATCTGATCTTTTAGAACAAACATGGCAAAAAAAAGGGTATGATAATTTACTATATACTGTTTCAAATGATCAATCTAATATCCTTAAAGATCCTCGTAATTTCAAATTCAGTAAAGATCCTACTACTGAAAGCGAAAAACTTAGTATAGATTTATCAAAATGCGAAAGCGCTCTTGAAAAGACATTTGAACCCAACTATGTAAATAGTTTCTTAACAACAATTCTTGCTATTAAGGGAAGTGATAATATCGTAAACAATAGTTTTATTGCTTTTAACAAAGGTAATATTAATGATTTTGTTCATTCTAATTATTCTAATGGCAACGAACTATATTATTTACTTTGGGATGCCGATCAATCTTTTGGAACCTATCAAAAGAAAATAAATTATAACAGATATAATGTTGTTTTTGACCATATTGATTATGTAAAAGATCGTGGATCTTTAGTCACTTGTTATTTGCAAGATGTAAATGGTTTTAAAAATAAATTTATTCAAAAATGGCTTAAAGAAAATAATAGCTTACCAGGATTTATTAAAGATTCTCTTGAAAGAAATTTTAAATATTTAGACCAAAATATGGCATATGATAGAGAATTTATACGTTGGAAGACTAATAAATCAGTAAGCTCACCAAAACCATTTGATGAAAATGACTTAAATTTAATGATCAATTGGGTAGATAATCGATTTAAGTACCTAGAAGAAGATTTTCTTAAAATCCCAAGCAGTGCTTATAATAAATATCAAATTAAGAAAATAAATGGAGATCCAGTTGTAATTCACAGAACACAATTCAATTTTAATCATTTTAAACTAGTACCTATTATCGCAAAAAATAGAATGGAAACTCATGAAGAAGCTAGTAAAAGAACAAATGCAATAGCTATAGCGACAGGTGGATTTTTTGAGTACTACTACAAAAATCAATTTATTCATGACAGAGCAAGTTCATATATCATAAATGGTCCTGAGGGCTGTGATGCTACTGGTAAATATCCAACAATTGATTATAAAGCTAATCCTATTGGTGTATTTAAAGAAAAAAACAAATACCATTCAACTTCTGATGAGTTTCTTCCTGCTTTGGGCTGGAATGATCAAGGTGAGTATGTTATCGGAGATCTTTCTATTGCAGTTACAGTTACTTTTCCTATAGCAGGAAAAACTTTGAATATAAAATATTTGAATATTCCATTGTCAGATAACTCATCCTATATTAACCTTTTTAATAATAGCTTTGGGAAAAATACAAATACACCAGCTGGTACATTTGAAGTAACAATTAATTCAGCAACAAATTTAATTGAGTCAATTTCATCCACTGGAAATGCTATTATTCCTAATAATGGATATGTAATTTCTTTTGGAACAAATTCAAATTTATCTGGATTAAATTTAGCCACACTCAAAGTTGGAGATCACATTAATATAAACTACAACTATACTGAAAGTATATTGGCTACTAATACTACAAAATCTTTTCAAAATATGGATTACATTAGAAGCAAAAACCAAAATTTAGTAATAAATGGTAAAGTTGTTCAAGATGTTGAAGATGCATATAAAAGGACTCAACTCATTCCTCATCAAGCTATTAATAGCAAATGGATGACTAAACGCGATAAATTATTATGGCTAGATCCCAATTTCTTCCCAGGATCTCATCCTAGATCGGCACTTTGCATAAGAAACGACAAATGGAATTTGTATGTTGTAGATGGCCGCCAACCTGGTATTTCTGAAGGTATGACTATCCATGAATTAGCTCATCATCTAAAAGATGAAGGATGCGACCAAGTAATCAATTTTGATGGAGGCTCTTCTGCAACTATCAACTTTAGAGGGTTTAAAATGAATATTAATTCAGGTGGACAAGGAAAATGCACCAATATTTCAAGGCCCGTTGCTGATTTTATGATTATTCAACGCAAATAAATGTAATAAAAAAAGGACATCAAATTTCTTTTAATGTTTGATGTCCTTTTTTAATAAATAATTAAGTCTTAATAGATTATGAAAATTTAGTAAAAATTATTTTTGAAAAGTTTATTAAGAATAACAATTCAACAACCCAATGAGTCTATATGAGAAGAGGAAAATTATTTTTAATAATTATAATGATTATATTATTTTTAGCAGATTCATGTAAAAAAAATAGTGACAGTAAAAGTGAAAGCAAAAATAATACACCTGAAAAAATTAAGCCTGTAGAGTCTACTATTTGGAAATTACATTTTAATGATAATGAAGCTCATATTGACTATTCTAATAATATTATAATTTCAAATATCAAAATTCCCGATTCTAAAGAAATTAAAATTAAATTTTTAAATAACGATAAAAACAGTTCATTTTCTATAAATAATCAAGTAATACATAATTATCAAAATATTTTTAACATAGTTAAAAAGAAAAAAGCGATATTAAAAAAAACAAATAAAGATGGTACAATTGAAGAATACAATTTATATTTCTCATCATTACCTGTATTAAATATAAAAACAGATAATATTGATAATTTTCCAAATATAAATAAAGGCTATGCAAAAATAGACTCTTTAAATTCCGAATTATATATAAATGTAACAGATAATTTATCAAACCTTCAAAAAAAATCTTTTGCAATTTATACAAATAATGATTTTACTGATTACATTTCTTACAAATTCAATATTATTTCTAAGGAAAATATTTATTACTTACTTGCAAACAATGATGATCCTTCATTAATAAGAGATAGAGTAAGTCAAAATATTTTCTATGAAAAACTAGGAAATAATTTAAAAAGTAAAAAAATTAAAGGAAAACACATTGATCTTTTTATCAATAATGAATATTGGGGTATTTACTACATCTCTAATATTGTAAATACAAGCGCGTTAAATAGAGATAATTTATCTGACACATTAGAGCTAAATTGGCAAAAAAAAGGGAACGATAATTATCTTTATTCAGTTATAAATAATCAATCTGATATCCTTATAAATCCTTTTGATTTTAAATTTAGCAAAACTCCAACATTTGAAAGTGAAAAACTTAGTATAGATTTATCAAAATGTGATTATAATCTTGAAAAAACATTTGAACCTAACTATGCAAATAGTT of Pigmentibacter sp. JX0631 contains these proteins:
- a CDS encoding phosphodiester glycosidase family protein, with translation MKRNTLFLVLIIILQIFAISCKNNDNDFNNAINAKPSKTALGKVYFNSSEAHIDNLNNIIISNIDIKNEKELKIKFSDKDESNSFTLDNQTIHNNQDILSIIKKKKVLLKKINKDGSIDEYNLYFSQLPVLSISTDKINNFPDINKAHVNLDTLNTDIYINTRGKASLNFLKKSFAIYTNSDFTNYLSKNFKIKSKENLYSLYASDPDPSLIRDQVSQEIFYEKLGSNLKSQKVDGKHIDLFINNKYWGIYYISTIINTSVLKDDKLSDLLEQTWQKKGYDNLLYTVSNDQSNILKDPRNFKFSKDPTTESEKLSIDLSKCESALEKTFEPNYVNSFLTTILAIKGSDNIVNNSFIAFNKGNINDFVHSNYSNGNELYYLLWDADQSFGTYQKKINYNRYNVVFDHIDYVKDRGSLVTCYLQDVNGFKNKFIQKWLKENNSLPGFIKDSLERNFKYLDQNMAYDREFIRWKTNKSVSSPKPFDENDLNLMINWVDNRFKYLEEDFLKIPSSAYNKYQIKKINGDPVVIHRTQFNFNHFKLVPIIAKNRMETHEEASKRTNAIAIATGGFFEYYYKNQFIHDRASSYIINGPEGCDATGKYPTIDYKANPIGVFKEKNKYHSTSDEFLPALGWNDQGEYVIGDLSIAVTVTFPIAGKTLNIKYLNIPLSDNSSYINLFNNSFGKNTNTPAGTFEVTINSATNLIESISSTGNAIIPNNGYVISFGTNSNLSGLNLATLKVGDHININYNYTESILATNTTKSFQNMDYIRSKNQNLVINGKVVQDVEDAYKRTQLIPHQAINSKWMTKRDKLLWLDPNFFPGSHPRSALCIRNDKWNLYVVDGRQPGISEGMTIHELAHHLKDEGCDQVINFDGGSSATINFRGFKMNINSGGQGKCTNISRPVADFMIIQRK